The Bdellovibrio sp. NC01 genome includes the window GATGGTGGTGCTTCTTGCAACAGCCTACTATCGCGGTTTGACTGCGGGTATTTTGGAATTGATGGATCAGTTGGGCCCAACTATCTGGGAAAACACCGTGGTGCAAGTTCAAGGTGACTTCGGTCGCACCGGCCGCACGAATGGCACTGGCAGTGACCACGGTTACAATCAGATGGTGACATCTGCATTCTCTGGCGCATTCAACAATGGTCCGATCGTTGTTGGTAATATCTCTTTGAACGGCCCGGGTACTAATTACGAAGGTACGCAAGGTGTGGGCGCTGCGATCAGTGGCTACAATCAAAAAGGTATTCCGACTCCGACAATGGCGGCTTCGACTGTGACAACTCTTTTAGGTGTTGATCACAATCCGTTCACGAACACGGCGGCTTCGCTTGTGAATTTATCGGGTGGCCAATTAAAAGCACTCGCAACACCGAAGATTGTGACTTAGGAGATTGCTGATGAAAAAAAGAATTTCCTTATCCGTTTTATTGTTACTTGGCGTAGTGACGACACAGTTCTATCAAAACTGTGCGCCGCTTGAACAAATGAATGATTTGGCGTCCATGAACTCGGCAAGTTCAGCGGACTCAGCCGCCGATGACACGGCTGTGGATTCTCCGGGTATTCACCCCGTCGAAGCTGCAACGAAAGTTTCAGCGCGCAAAGTACACGTTGTATCGAAAGATTATGTTGCAAGCATTTTCAGAGAAGTCTTTACGTCAACTGCAACACCCGTCACAAACCTTGATGCACTTATCGATAAATGGGTGACGTTCAAAGGGGCACAGTTCGGCGGTTCGTGCGATATGTATTCAAGCTTTTCGACAAGAGATTGCAACGGTTCGATTTCGAACACAGATCTTGGGTATTTTACTGACGACAATACTGTGCGCGAATCATTCCGTGTGCAAATGTGCGAAAACGTTTTAGGTGTGGATGCTGGTGTTTCAGCTGCACTTGAAAAAGTCAGTCTGACGATGGCGTCACCTATCAACCCAACGAATGTGGCGCTAGCTCACAGCTTGTTCTATCGTGGCAATCCGCCTGAAGAACTCACTGTGAATACGTTGATTGATTTAAACACGACTTTGACTGCTGCCAATGCGCCTTTAAAAGAGCGCTGGAGAGCCGTTTTAACCCAAGTTTGCGAATCCCCAGGCTGGCAGTTATTTTAGCTGACTGTGCTTCGGCTTCGCCGGGGCTTCACTGCCGAGTGTTGGCAAGTGTCTCATCTTTAGACAGCTGACCAAGAGTCAGCTCAAACAAGAGCCCGTTTCGGGCTCTTTCTTTTTGGAATCTCCTTTGCTTAAAAGGCAAACCCCCAACCCCTGAAGACATGGAGTTGGGCGCACTTTATTCGTGGGAGATAGCCGATGGTAGTACGTCGTTTAAACAAATCGACTTTATTACTTCCTTTGATGTTAACACTTCAAGGGTTCAATGCATTTGCGGGTGATGCAAATCCGCAGATTTCAAATCCTCATCTGCTATCCAAAGCGGTGCAGTTGCAAATCACTCCACGTGGAATGAAGTACTTCGACCAAAATCTTAGTAATATCCTGGGTAACATGGGTGTGAAGCTTGATGAAGGCTATTTCCCTGCAATGTCATGGAAAGCAGATAAGCCCATCAATCCTGACGATTATACTAAAGACAATCCAGAGATGGTTGCGACTTACAAACAAATCAAAGATATGTTGAGCACATGGCTTGTGGGTTTTTCTTTGAATCCGCACTTACCGACTGTGCAAATCGGTGAATCTGGTTATGTGGCGCAATTTTCTAAATTCGGTTTAGTGACGGATGAAGCTTTGATGCGCCAATTAGGCAAACGAGATGGTGCCGTGCTTGCCATTGAATTGGAAGTGAAGAAATTCACTCTTTCCTCTCAATCTATTATTGCGTGGGACTTAAATAATGAATTCCTAGGCAAAGCCGGTTTAGAAAACGTCACGCTTTCAATTGGTGACGGCACAACGCCACTCAAAATGCGTCTGCCATTTTATATTCGCATGAATGCCAGTGGCCAAATGGAATTCGAAGCGCTTGAACTTGAAAACAACTTGGATCAAACAGCGATTGCTTTCCAATATCAAAAGCTAATCATTCCAACTTTCGCAGTGGAAGTGAACGGTAAGAAATTCTATTTGAACACGCAAGAAGTCGACAAGCTTTTGACGAAACAAGCTCCGCTGTTGATTGAAAAAGTTCGTTCAAATTTAGGTGAGCTGACTCGCAAAACTTTGCCAGAGATGTTGAATCAAAAGGCCAAAGAGTTTTTGGCTGGTAACTTGGAGCAGATCCAAGACATGTCGCCTCCGGGTAAAGAAGCCAACGACAACCGCCCTGATTTTAAATGGGGCTTGCGTCTACAAAACATTAATTTGAATAAATCTCTGAATGTGGATGTGACGGCGTACGTAGAAGATACTTTGAACTCCAAAAGTGCTCCGCGCGCGATTGATAAATCACGTGGTGACGTTGCTTTGAATCTTCTGCCAATGGAGCAATATGACATCGCTTTGAGCCTGGATCGCTCGGTGATCAACCGTGTTTTGCAATTATCTTTTGAGAGAAAGAACTTCGAAAAAATCGAAAATGGCGGCGATGTCATGAAGTTGGTAGCCATGCCGACGATTGACTATGTAAAACCTCTAACGGACGTGGCTTTGAAACCACAAGAAACGTTCGTAAAACTGCACGTTTCCATCGAAAACAAGCCAGATTCAACGTTCTTGAAAGAGACGATTGTTTTGGACTTCGATATCGTTGCAAAACTAGCGCAAATGAAGGATAAGGACGGCCTGCAACTCATCCTTTACAAAATCGATGAAAACACGATGACGATGGATGAGAAATACCTTTCTACAGCCGGGAAACTTTTGAACGGCATCTGGAGAGGTAAAGTCTATGCTGGCATCCGCGAAGAACTTAAAAAGAAATGTGCGACTTGGGCCACGACTCAAGCAAACATTCCTGGTTCGTTGCCATTGCCACCGGAAGTTTTGGGCATGAAGCTCGACATCAATCGCCTGTTGATGGATTCCACGGGTCACTTAGTGATGTACTTGAATTACGCGAAAACAGGAGCGAAATAAAATGAGATCCCTCAAACTCATTATCATCAATGCACTTACTTTAATCATCGGCTTGGGTCTGATGAGTGGTTCAGTTTCGCAAAGAAACGCAGAAGCAGCACGCTTCGAAACTATTCCTTCAATCCAAGTGAATCGCCTTGGTAACTTGCGCGGTCAGTACCTTACAGTTTTATATGCCGTAGGTTCACGTCCGTTCATTTCTACAGACGCTTCACAAATCAACATCTCGCAAGTGAAAGAGTCGCGCACGGTGTACGTGACTTCAGACGCTGTGACATTGCCAGCAGTCCAAGTTGAAAAAGAAGGTTTCCGTCCTTCTTACAACATCGTGGTCTTCGTGGTTTCACCTCAATCGAATTATTCTTGGGTGAATGCTGACGGTTCAGTACCACAAGGTATCTCTGCAACAGGCAATCACATGAGCAGCAGCATTAGCAGCATCAACAAAACTGATGTTGATAGCTTCATCACTGCTCAAGGCGAAAACGCTGTCTTGAATGTTAACTTGAACTAGATGTTCACTAAGGAAGCGGCAGTGATGCCGCTTTCAAGGGCCCCGTGCAAAGTTCCCGCGAAACGCACACTCGTGTGTTCCCCTGCAAATAAGAATCTGCCACCATATTCTGGCTCTGCCGCCACACCTTTATAGCGCATATACTGATTCTTTTTAAAATACGCCATCGAACCTTCAACCCAGGTACGTTGACTCCAGTTCAATACTTGCGAAGTTAAAAGTTCCTGTTGTTTCACGTCTGAATAAATCAAACTTAAATCTTGAATCGCCAGTTGTGGAGCTCCACCACCCGTTTCCGCACCCGATTTACCCGCGCGCAAGTATGTCATCAGACCTTGCTGGCCGTCTTGGGCACGTCCCGAATCCCAGAATTTTTGCGATAAGAAGTCACCCGTGAAATTGCCGAGATTCGCTGGCGTTTTGCCATTCTTCTTTTTCCAAAAAGCTTCACTGAAAGCCAACACGCCTTTTGAATGAGTCGCATAATCTTGCGTCAGAATCGCTTCCTTCTTTAAACTTGAAAAACTCAGGTCTTGCAGACCACTCACTTGGCGAAGTTTCGAGAATGGAATTGTGCAGATCACATTTTTAGTCGTGTATTTTTCACTGCCATTCGGAGTTCTGAAAACCAAAGTGAAGACACCTTTTTTTTCTGACAGCTCTGTCAAAACATTGTTGGTCTTAACAAAGTAATCTGGAATAACGCCAGCGACACGACCGTACAATGTCGTCATCAAATTACTTAAGCCGCCCTCCATGCGATACGTTGGGCGCCCCGTTAGTAACGAACTGCCTTCAGAATCAATGGTTTCTAAAAAATGAATAGACGATTGCGACTCTGCATCGACACCGAATCTGGCAACCGCTTGAGCTTCGATTAGTTTCAGAACCAACGGATCGACTTCTGTCGACCAATTATTCAGAAGGTCTCTTAATGACAAGCTGTCATAGTAACTGGAACGCTCGTATTGCAGAGCATTCTTGTAAGTCAGAGTCACTTCTTGTTGGCGATACAAATCGGCAAGCACACGACGAATCGGTCCCTGCAGCGTCTTCATTTTGGCTTGAATATCTTTGGCGCGATAGATCTGTCCGTTGAACGAGAAGATCTGCGTTTCAAGACCACTTTGGGTTTTGATTTCGCGGACCGGCAGATTCAGTTCTTTTGCCAGAGCAAAAATAGTCTGATGAGACTCTTCAAAAAATTCTGCACCTAACTCCCCAACTGGGCCTGTTTCAGGAAAAAGACTGACCGTTTGCACTCGTCCGCCCACGCGTGCTGAGGCTTCAAAGATACGAAATGGAATTTTCTTCTTTTTTAAAGCGTATGCCGCTGCAAGTCCTGCGGCACCTGCTCCGATAATGATCACTTCATTCGAAAGATCGCGCTTATCGCCCATGAATAGGCGATCCAAACTTGCGCAGGCACCCAAAGCAAATGCGGAAGAACTCAGTGCAGAAATTTTTAAAAACTCGCGACGACTGAAAGTATTTTTTGCCATCAATGCCTCTGGGGAATAGGAT containing:
- a CDS encoding DUF2785 domain-containing protein, with translation MVVRRLNKSTLLLPLMLTLQGFNAFAGDANPQISNPHLLSKAVQLQITPRGMKYFDQNLSNILGNMGVKLDEGYFPAMSWKADKPINPDDYTKDNPEMVATYKQIKDMLSTWLVGFSLNPHLPTVQIGESGYVAQFSKFGLVTDEALMRQLGKRDGAVLAIELEVKKFTLSSQSIIAWDLNNEFLGKAGLENVTLSIGDGTTPLKMRLPFYIRMNASGQMEFEALELENNLDQTAIAFQYQKLIIPTFAVEVNGKKFYLNTQEVDKLLTKQAPLLIEKVRSNLGELTRKTLPEMLNQKAKEFLAGNLEQIQDMSPPGKEANDNRPDFKWGLRLQNINLNKSLNVDVTAYVEDTLNSKSAPRAIDKSRGDVALNLLPMEQYDIALSLDRSVINRVLQLSFERKNFEKIENGGDVMKLVAMPTIDYVKPLTDVALKPQETFVKLHVSIENKPDSTFLKETIVLDFDIVAKLAQMKDKDGLQLILYKIDENTMTMDEKYLSTAGKLLNGIWRGKVYAGIREELKKKCATWATTQANIPGSLPLPPEVLGMKLDINRLLMDSTGHLVMYLNYAKTGAK
- a CDS encoding NAD(P)/FAD-dependent oxidoreductase, which produces MAKNTFSRREFLKISALSSSAFALGACASLDRLFMGDKRDLSNEVIIIGAGAAGLAAAYALKKKKIPFRIFEASARVGGRVQTVSLFPETGPVGELGAEFFEESHQTIFALAKELNLPVREIKTQSGLETQIFSFNGQIYRAKDIQAKMKTLQGPIRRVLADLYRQQEVTLTYKNALQYERSSYYDSLSLRDLLNNWSTEVDPLVLKLIEAQAVARFGVDAESQSSIHFLETIDSEGSSLLTGRPTYRMEGGLSNLMTTLYGRVAGVIPDYFVKTNNVLTELSEKKGVFTLVFRTPNGSEKYTTKNVICTIPFSKLRQVSGLQDLSFSSLKKEAILTQDYATHSKGVLAFSEAFWKKKNGKTPANLGNFTGDFLSQKFWDSGRAQDGQQGLMTYLRAGKSGAETGGGAPQLAIQDLSLIYSDVKQQELLTSQVLNWSQRTWVEGSMAYFKKNQYMRYKGVAAEPEYGGRFLFAGEHTSVRFAGTLHGALESGITAASLVNI